A window from Pseudoliparis swirei isolate HS2019 ecotype Mariana Trench chromosome 17, NWPU_hadal_v1, whole genome shotgun sequence encodes these proteins:
- the LOC130207619 gene encoding cytochrome c oxidase assembly protein COX20, mitochondrial, whose protein sequence is MAEEEKESEAKGFKLLGILDVQNTPCARDAVLHGAGGALAAGMLHFLVTSRVKRSFDVGFAGFMLTTLGSWFYCRMDNARLRAQQRMVQDGIKNKLVYEGTALDPSYKSRAETPSGPS, encoded by the exons ATggcagaagaagagaaggagagcgaGGCCAAG GGCTTCAAGCTGCTGGGGATCCTGGACGTCCAGAACACCCCGTGTGCCAGAGACGCCGTCCTGCACGGGGCCGGGGGCGCGCTCGCTGCCGGCATGCTGCACTTCCTGGTCACGA GTCGGGTGAAGCGGTCCTTTGACGTGGGCTTCGCGGGCTTCATGCTCACGACACTCGGGTCCTG GTTTTACTGCAGGATGGACAACGCCAGGCTGCGTGCGCAGCAGCGGATGGTCCAGGACGGCATCAAGAACAAGCTGGTGTACGAGGGGACCGCTTTAGACCCCTCGTACAAATCCAGGGCGGAGACGCCATCGGGGCCCTCGTGA